One genomic region from Natrinema caseinilyticum encodes:
- a CDS encoding PRC-barrel domain-containing protein, with translation MDDTSQEITSLVGREVYSNNGVFVGEVEDLRLNIDGEAVTGLALANLNSELFAEEARRGQGIIVPYRWVRSVGDIVLINDVVERVREPDDEEDELLV, from the coding sequence ATGGACGACACTTCCCAAGAGATCACGTCGCTCGTCGGCCGCGAGGTGTACTCGAACAACGGCGTCTTCGTGGGCGAAGTCGAGGACCTCCGTCTCAACATCGACGGCGAAGCCGTCACCGGCCTCGCCCTGGCGAATCTAAACAGCGAACTGTTCGCGGAGGAAGCCCGCAGGGGTCAGGGTATCATCGTTCCCTACCGCTGGGTCCGATCCGTCGGCGATATCGTCCTCATCAACGACGTCGTCGAGCGCGTTCGCGAACCCGACGACGAAGAAGACGAACTGCTGGTCTAG
- a CDS encoding helix-turn-helix domain-containing protein produces the protein MTSIADIEISADGTGTEELFEAVPSLSCEMERVIASSGHGLWLSGPSQSEIETALDEASAIGPYSQISSDEDRWLYDIEFEPDAVDPFEIVLEEGGTVLSASASNGTWLLSIRVVDRESVSTLYDRLDETGVTPTIVRLFDLAEETHSQCGLTTRQYQTLVAAIDHGYFEIPREVSMQELSEELDISHQALSERLRRAYRALVTSELNVTDEETAAPAVPSN, from the coding sequence ATGACATCCATCGCAGACATCGAGATTTCGGCCGACGGAACCGGAACCGAAGAACTGTTCGAGGCCGTTCCATCACTCTCCTGCGAGATGGAACGAGTGATCGCCTCGAGCGGGCACGGGCTCTGGCTGTCGGGGCCATCGCAATCCGAGATCGAGACGGCCCTCGACGAAGCCTCGGCGATCGGTCCGTATTCCCAGATCAGCAGCGACGAAGATCGCTGGTTGTACGACATCGAGTTCGAGCCGGACGCGGTCGACCCGTTCGAGATCGTCCTCGAGGAGGGCGGAACGGTGCTCAGCGCGTCCGCCTCGAACGGGACGTGGCTGCTCAGTATCCGGGTCGTGGACCGCGAAAGCGTAAGCACGCTGTACGACCGCCTCGACGAAACCGGTGTCACGCCGACGATCGTCAGACTGTTCGACCTGGCCGAGGAAACGCACTCCCAGTGCGGGCTCACGACTCGTCAGTACCAAACCCTGGTCGCGGCGATCGATCACGGCTACTTCGAGATCCCCCGCGAGGTCTCGATGCAGGAGCTCTCGGAGGAACTCGATATCTCCCACCAGGCGCTCTCCGAGCGCCTGCGTCGGGCCTACCGCGCGCTCGTCACGTCCGAACTCAACGTGACGGACGAGGAGACTGCGGCACCGGCCGTTCCATCGAATTGA
- a CDS encoding enoyl-CoA hydratase/isomerase family protein has product MANVTVSHDSADRYATVTIDRPDAGNAMSPAVIDELGAQIEAVGADDSVRSIVVTGSGRTFSAGADVDAFAARADEPDAVIEYLESFSELYAVIESVPIPVIGRVNGPAYGGGYELAMACDVRIASTDATLCPAEIRMGLVPPFERLVLELGDGIARELCFTGGVLEADAVAETDLFSRVVAPDRLDAAIRDVAGRIAARSPNAVAQTKRAMVRHRADAIARASTYRRALDEQCVRHPDFAESVAAFREGRDPVYE; this is encoded by the coding sequence ATGGCTAACGTTACCGTCTCACACGACTCTGCGGACCGGTACGCGACCGTGACGATCGACCGACCGGACGCGGGGAACGCGATGTCGCCCGCAGTTATCGACGAACTAGGAGCGCAGATCGAAGCGGTTGGAGCGGACGACTCCGTTCGGTCGATCGTCGTCACGGGTTCCGGCCGGACCTTTTCGGCAGGTGCGGACGTCGACGCGTTCGCGGCCCGCGCCGACGAACCCGATGCCGTGATCGAGTATCTGGAGTCCTTCTCGGAACTGTACGCCGTCATCGAATCCGTCCCGATTCCGGTCATCGGACGCGTGAACGGCCCCGCTTACGGGGGCGGCTACGAACTCGCGATGGCCTGTGACGTTCGGATCGCCTCGACCGATGCGACGCTCTGTCCCGCCGAGATCCGGATGGGTCTCGTCCCACCGTTCGAGCGCCTCGTCTTGGAACTCGGCGACGGAATCGCGCGGGAACTGTGCTTTACCGGTGGCGTCCTCGAGGCCGATGCGGTCGCGGAGACGGATCTCTTCAGTCGCGTCGTCGCTCCCGACCGACTCGATGCAGCAATCCGGGACGTCGCGGGTCGAATCGCCGCTCGGAGTCCGAACGCGGTCGCACAGACGAAGCGAGCCATGGTCAGGCATCGGGCCGACGCGATCGCTCGAGCGTCGACGTATCGTCGCGCCTTAGACGAGCAGTGCGTGCGCCATCCGGATTTCGCCGAATCAGTCGCCGCGTTCCGTGAGGGGCGCGATCCGGTCTACGAGTGA
- a CDS encoding acetate--CoA ligase family protein, whose protein sequence is MGRLSELFDPETVAVVGATDRDGAVGRAILENLRDQFAGRVVPINPSHEEVLGLECYPDASSAPPIDLAVVVVPPEVVIESICDLAAAGTENVVVITAGFAETGSEGAERERRLREIAGENDLNVVGPNSLGIMATANGMNATFGPESALEGSISFMSQSGAFITAVLDWANDQGIGFRDVVSLGNKAVLDETDFVREWGDDPQTDVIIGYLEDVADGRDFVDAAREVTDETPIVVVKSGRTDAGAQAASSHTGAIAGSERAYEAGLDQAGIIRAHSVQELFDSARALAGLPEPETDGVAVVTNAGGPGVLTTDAVGDSRLEMADFADETIDALAEAMPAEANVYNPIDAIGDADVDRFGEALEIALADPNVGSAVVVAAPTAVLSYDDLAETVIGKREAYETPVVTCLMGGKRAREAEETLRKSGIPNYFDPSRAVSGLDALARFGERRERTADVPATFDVDRERARVILERAYRRDDNRLGVESMDLLEAYGIPTPAGEIVDDPVRARDVAGSIDGDVVLKIVSPDISHKSDIGGVKVGVDTDDVYDAYEDVVSRARTYQPDARIIGVQVQEMLDLESATETIVGMNRDPQFGPLLLFGLGGIFVEILEDTSVRVAPIGDGEAREMVDEIKAAPLLRGARGREPADIDGVVETIQRLSQLVTDFPAILELDVNPLVAGPDGVQAIDLRLTVDTEEL, encoded by the coding sequence ATGGGACGGTTATCCGAACTCTTCGATCCCGAGACCGTCGCCGTGGTCGGCGCGACCGACCGCGACGGCGCGGTCGGGCGGGCGATCCTCGAGAACCTGCGAGACCAGTTCGCGGGGCGGGTCGTTCCGATCAATCCGTCACACGAGGAGGTACTCGGGCTCGAGTGTTATCCGGACGCGTCGAGTGCGCCGCCGATCGATCTGGCGGTGGTCGTGGTCCCGCCCGAGGTCGTCATCGAGTCGATCTGCGATCTCGCAGCGGCGGGCACCGAGAACGTCGTCGTCATCACGGCCGGCTTCGCCGAAACCGGCAGCGAGGGAGCCGAACGCGAGCGCCGGCTCCGCGAGATCGCCGGCGAGAACGACCTCAACGTCGTCGGGCCGAACAGCCTGGGGATCATGGCCACGGCGAACGGCATGAACGCCACCTTCGGGCCGGAAAGCGCACTCGAGGGATCGATTTCGTTCATGAGCCAGTCCGGCGCGTTCATCACGGCCGTCCTCGACTGGGCCAACGACCAGGGCATCGGCTTTCGGGACGTCGTGTCGCTCGGCAACAAGGCGGTGTTAGACGAGACGGATTTCGTCCGCGAGTGGGGCGACGACCCACAGACGGACGTCATCATCGGCTACCTCGAGGACGTCGCCGACGGTCGGGACTTCGTCGACGCCGCCCGCGAGGTGACCGACGAGACGCCGATCGTCGTCGTCAAGTCCGGCCGAACGGACGCCGGCGCGCAAGCCGCCTCGTCTCACACCGGAGCGATCGCGGGAAGCGAACGAGCCTACGAGGCCGGACTCGATCAGGCCGGAATCATCCGGGCCCACTCGGTCCAGGAACTGTTCGATTCCGCGCGGGCGCTTGCGGGGCTGCCCGAACCCGAGACGGACGGCGTCGCAGTCGTAACGAACGCGGGCGGCCCCGGCGTCCTCACGACGGACGCCGTCGGCGACTCGAGGCTCGAGATGGCCGACTTCGCCGACGAGACGATCGACGCGCTCGCCGAGGCGATGCCGGCGGAGGCCAACGTCTACAACCCGATCGACGCGATCGGTGACGCCGACGTCGACCGCTTCGGGGAGGCCCTCGAGATCGCGCTCGCGGACCCCAACGTCGGGAGCGCGGTCGTGGTCGCCGCGCCGACCGCGGTGCTGTCCTACGACGACCTTGCCGAGACCGTGATCGGGAAACGCGAGGCATACGAGACGCCGGTCGTCACGTGCCTGATGGGCGGAAAACGGGCCAGGGAAGCCGAGGAGACGCTGCGCAAATCGGGCATTCCGAACTACTTCGATCCGTCGCGGGCCGTATCGGGACTCGACGCGCTGGCTCGCTTCGGAGAGCGACGCGAGCGGACGGCAGACGTGCCCGCGACGTTCGACGTGGATCGCGAGCGCGCCCGAGTGATCCTGGAGCGTGCATACCGCCGGGACGACAACCGACTCGGCGTCGAGTCGATGGACCTGCTCGAGGCCTACGGGATCCCCACGCCGGCCGGCGAAATCGTCGACGATCCCGTCCGCGCGCGGGACGTCGCCGGCTCGATCGACGGCGATGTCGTGCTGAAGATCGTCAGCCCGGACATCTCTCACAAGTCCGACATCGGCGGCGTCAAAGTCGGCGTCGACACCGACGACGTGTACGATGCGTACGAGGACGTCGTCTCCCGGGCGCGCACCTACCAGCCCGACGCGAGGATCATCGGCGTCCAGGTCCAGGAGATGCTCGACCTCGAGTCCGCGACCGAGACCATCGTCGGGATGAACCGCGACCCGCAGTTCGGCCCGCTGTTGCTGTTCGGACTCGGCGGCATCTTCGTCGAGATTCTCGAGGATACGTCGGTCCGCGTCGCGCCGATCGGTGACGGTGAGGCCCGCGAGATGGTCGACGAGATCAAGGCCGCACCGTTGTTGCGAGGCGCTCGAGGCCGCGAACCGGCTGATATCGACGGTGTCGTCGAGACGATTCAGCGGCTCTCACAGCTGGTGACGGATTTTCCGGCGATCCTCGAACTCGACGTCAACCCGCTCGTCGCGGGTCCCGACGGCGTACAGGCAATCGATCTGCGACTCACCGTCGACACGGAGGAACTATGA
- a CDS encoding metal ABC transporter ATP-binding protein, which translates to MTVIDLDGVTFAYGEQPAVKDVSLTVREGDFLGLIGPNGSGKTTLLHLMLGLRSPDSGSIELFGEPVSEFDGGERIGYVSQQATNRGGSMPVTVREAVTMGRFAHAGHGRLTDDDRAAVDDALQTVDIADLGDRQLDQLSGGQRQRAYIARALASEADLLALDEPTVGVDAESRDEFYQLLESLNDDGITIILIEHDIGVVTDRATRIACINTELYHHGDTESFVESEALTEAYGATGQVVHHHH; encoded by the coding sequence GTGACCGTGATCGATCTCGACGGCGTGACGTTCGCCTACGGCGAGCAGCCGGCCGTCAAAGACGTCTCGCTTACGGTTCGAGAAGGCGACTTTCTGGGACTGATCGGTCCAAACGGGTCGGGAAAGACCACGCTCTTGCACCTCATGCTTGGCCTGCGCAGTCCCGATAGCGGCTCGATCGAACTGTTCGGCGAACCCGTCTCCGAGTTCGACGGCGGCGAACGAATCGGGTACGTCTCCCAACAGGCGACCAACCGCGGCGGCTCGATGCCGGTCACGGTCCGCGAAGCGGTCACGATGGGTCGATTCGCCCACGCGGGCCACGGACGGCTGACCGACGACGACCGGGCGGCGGTCGACGACGCACTCCAGACCGTCGACATCGCCGATCTCGGCGACCGTCAGCTCGATCAGCTCTCGGGTGGCCAGCGCCAGCGGGCGTACATCGCACGCGCGTTGGCCTCCGAAGCCGACCTGCTGGCGCTCGACGAGCCGACCGTCGGCGTCGACGCCGAGTCCCGAGACGAGTTCTACCAGCTCCTCGAGTCGCTCAACGACGACGGGATCACGATCATCCTGATCGAACACGACATCGGTGTCGTCACCGATCGCGCGACCCGTATCGCCTGTATCAATACCGAGCTGTACCACCACGGCGATACCGAATCGTTCGTCGAAAGCGAGGCGCTGACGGAGGCCTACGGGGCGACGGGGCAGGTCGTCCACCACCACCACTGA
- a CDS encoding phosphotransacetylase family protein, translating into MTETDPEPESTTADSETPNANIDNRTGPEENDALAETTDTDGETGTTDTDDDASISDPGRDVDTLLVSSLAESTGKTAVALALARLARADGDSVGYMKPKGTRLQSNVGKTLDEDPLLARELLELDADVQDLEPVVYSPTFVEQAVRGRESPAELGERVREAFETLADGHDRMFVEGGGRYDVGGIVHLTDPDIADLLDARVLLIAPYERPGDVDDVLAAAASFGDRLGGVVFNQVPDVAYDGLETDVIPFLEDRGISVTGIIPSERELSGVTVAELADELGGTMLVEAGQDAYVERFSVGAMGADSALRRFRRTKDAAVITGGDRAEIHTAALEAPGVRCLILTGGHRPSGTILGQASEKGVPIIAVRTDTLATVDRAEEIVRSGRVRDVDTVDRMQRLLSDHAAVDSILG; encoded by the coding sequence ATGACCGAGACCGATCCAGAACCCGAATCCACGACCGCCGACAGCGAAACTCCAAACGCGAACATCGACAACCGAACCGGCCCGGAAGAGAACGACGCTCTCGCCGAGACCACGGACACCGACGGCGAAACCGGGACCACAGATACTGACGACGACGCAAGTATATCTGATCCCGGTCGCGATGTCGACACGCTACTCGTGAGCTCGCTCGCGGAAAGCACCGGCAAAACGGCCGTCGCGTTGGCATTGGCTCGGCTGGCCAGAGCCGATGGAGACAGCGTCGGCTACATGAAACCGAAAGGAACCCGCCTCCAGAGCAACGTCGGGAAGACCCTGGACGAAGATCCGCTTCTCGCTCGCGAACTGCTCGAACTCGATGCGGACGTCCAGGACCTCGAGCCGGTGGTCTACTCGCCGACTTTCGTCGAGCAGGCCGTCCGCGGGCGCGAATCGCCCGCGGAACTCGGCGAGCGCGTCCGCGAGGCGTTCGAGACGCTCGCCGACGGCCACGACCGGATGTTCGTCGAAGGGGGTGGCCGCTACGACGTGGGAGGCATCGTCCATCTCACCGACCCGGACATCGCGGACCTCCTCGACGCACGCGTTCTGCTGATCGCGCCCTACGAACGGCCGGGGGACGTCGACGACGTCCTCGCGGCCGCGGCGTCGTTCGGCGACCGCCTCGGCGGGGTCGTGTTCAACCAGGTGCCCGACGTCGCGTACGACGGACTCGAGACGGACGTGATCCCGTTCCTCGAGGATCGCGGGATTTCGGTCACCGGCATCATTCCGAGCGAGCGCGAACTGTCGGGCGTGACGGTCGCCGAACTCGCGGACGAACTCGGGGGGACGATGCTCGTCGAGGCCGGACAGGACGCCTACGTCGAACGGTTCTCCGTCGGCGCGATGGGTGCGGACAGCGCCCTGCGTCGATTCCGGCGGACGAAAGACGCGGCCGTTATCACGGGCGGCGACCGCGCCGAAATCCACACCGCTGCGCTCGAGGCCCCCGGCGTTCGCTGTCTCATCCTGACCGGCGGGCATCGGCCCTCGGGAACGATCCTGGGGCAGGCAAGCGAGAAGGGCGTTCCGATCATCGCGGTTCGGACGGACACGCTCGCGACCGTCGACCGCGCGGAGGAAATCGTCCGCAGCGGCCGCGTTCGCGACGTCGACACGGTCGACCGGATGCAACGGCTGTTGTCCGACCACGCCGCCGTCGACTCGATTCTGGGCTAG
- a CDS encoding metal ABC transporter permease, with protein MSRTLPHRRQLEHVGIALTAVLAVAMIGLLAIDALRAAPLVGEVYDQARIAGWWADHYLGTNVFYHPFMWRSIATGILIGVVAPLVGTYLVHREMALIGETLAHTAFAGVAVGLLVSATTGWNGSLMLVALVVGILGALGVQWLAERTDTYGDVPIAIMLTGSFAVGTLVISLDQTSGINIRGYIFGNISVVTPSGAQLMAVISVLVVAAIVATYKQLLFITFDEQAARVARLNVTWYNTLLIVMTAVVVVGAMQILGVILVAAMLVVPVAAATQIARSFRETLYCSILFGQVAVIGGFVLSISQGLPTGGSIVVVAIASYLLAVFASSRSTAALSTH; from the coding sequence ATGAGCCGAACGCTCCCGCACCGTCGGCAACTCGAGCACGTCGGTATCGCCCTGACCGCGGTCCTCGCGGTCGCGATGATCGGTCTGCTCGCTATCGACGCGCTGCGAGCGGCGCCGCTGGTGGGCGAGGTGTACGATCAGGCTCGTATCGCGGGCTGGTGGGCGGATCACTACCTCGGGACGAACGTGTTCTATCACCCGTTCATGTGGCGCTCGATCGCGACGGGAATCCTGATCGGCGTCGTCGCGCCACTGGTCGGGACCTACCTCGTCCACCGGGAGATGGCCCTGATCGGCGAGACGCTCGCGCATACGGCCTTCGCCGGGGTCGCGGTCGGCCTGCTGGTGAGCGCGACGACCGGCTGGAACGGGTCGTTGATGCTCGTCGCGCTGGTCGTGGGCATCCTCGGCGCGCTCGGCGTCCAGTGGCTGGCCGAGCGGACCGACACCTACGGCGACGTTCCCATCGCGATCATGCTGACCGGCAGCTTCGCCGTGGGGACCCTGGTTATCAGTCTGGACCAGACGTCCGGAATCAACATCCGAGGCTACATTTTCGGTAATATCTCCGTCGTCACGCCCTCGGGCGCACAGCTGATGGCCGTCATCAGTGTCCTCGTCGTCGCCGCCATCGTCGCGACCTATAAACAGCTGCTGTTCATCACGTTCGACGAACAGGCCGCTCGCGTCGCGCGCCTCAACGTGACGTGGTACAACACGCTGCTGATCGTGATGACCGCGGTCGTGGTCGTCGGTGCCATGCAGATCCTCGGCGTGATCCTCGTCGCCGCGATGCTCGTCGTCCCCGTCGCCGCGGCGACCCAGATCGCACGGAGCTTCCGCGAGACGCTGTACTGTTCGATCCTGTTCGGTCAGGTCGCGGTGATCGGCGGATTCGTCCTCTCGATTTCCCAAGGGCTGCCGACCGGCGGGTCGATCGTCGTCGTCGCCATCGCGAGCTATCTGCTCGCCGTGTTCGCATCGAGTCGGTCGACGGCGGCTCTCTCGACGCACTGA
- a CDS encoding dicarboxylate/amino acid:cation symporter has product MIRSLWKRYRAVALVYRIGAAFVLGSVVGLAVGEPATALAPLGDLFVRLLSMLVVPTVVFTLLTGLQQLRPETLGRIGGQVVAIYAVTSTIAVVIGLGVANLVDPGAGFELEEAAATSTETASVEPPTLTEVLLGIVPTNPFGAIADADIVAIIFFVVVFGLALLLVAERTESAAVRDGVTAIRDSSEAGAEAMFVIVWGVLEYGVVGVFALMASVFDRVGADAILPFAVLMGTLTAAVVLHVTVVYLLGIMLMIVHCSPLSFLNGSRTALVTALSSSSSSATLPVTMRNAQERLCVDKSVYGFSLPIGATINMDGTVMYQGIVAIFAANLAGVQLSVGEQITVVFLAVLASIGTPGIPSAGLVMLTLVLTQLGLPLEVVGFVAGVDPILDRLRTMVNVLGDLAVTVLVASFNDAIDVTAGVWDE; this is encoded by the coding sequence ATGATACGATCCCTCTGGAAACGATATCGCGCCGTCGCGCTCGTCTATCGGATCGGAGCCGCGTTCGTCCTCGGCTCGGTCGTCGGCCTCGCAGTCGGCGAGCCCGCGACGGCGCTCGCGCCGCTGGGTGACCTCTTCGTCCGCCTGCTCAGTATGCTGGTGGTCCCGACCGTCGTATTCACGCTCTTGACGGGCCTGCAACAACTGCGCCCGGAAACGCTCGGTCGCATCGGCGGCCAGGTCGTGGCCATCTACGCGGTGACGTCGACGATCGCAGTCGTGATCGGACTCGGCGTCGCAAACCTGGTCGACCCGGGCGCGGGGTTCGAACTCGAGGAGGCTGCGGCGACGTCGACTGAGACGGCGTCCGTCGAACCGCCGACGCTGACAGAGGTCCTCCTCGGCATCGTGCCGACGAACCCGTTCGGTGCGATCGCGGACGCCGATATCGTCGCGATCATCTTCTTCGTCGTCGTGTTCGGCCTGGCGCTATTGCTGGTGGCGGAGCGGACGGAGTCGGCGGCCGTCCGCGACGGCGTCACAGCCATTCGCGATAGCAGCGAAGCCGGGGCCGAAGCGATGTTCGTGATCGTCTGGGGCGTCCTCGAGTACGGCGTGGTCGGTGTCTTCGCGCTCATGGCCTCGGTGTTCGATCGAGTCGGGGCCGATGCGATTCTCCCGTTTGCCGTTCTGATGGGGACGCTCACAGCGGCCGTAGTCCTCCACGTCACCGTCGTGTACCTCCTTGGTATCATGCTGATGATCGTCCACTGCTCGCCGCTTTCCTTTCTCAACGGAAGCCGGACGGCGCTGGTAACCGCGCTCAGTAGCTCCTCGAGCAGCGCGACGCTGCCGGTGACGATGCGCAACGCCCAGGAGCGCCTGTGCGTGGACAAGAGCGTCTACGGTTTCTCGCTGCCAATTGGCGCGACGATCAACATGGACGGAACGGTGATGTACCAGGGTATCGTCGCCATCTTCGCCGCGAACCTGGCGGGGGTTCAGCTCTCGGTCGGCGAACAGATCACCGTCGTGTTCCTCGCGGTTCTCGCGAGCATCGGCACCCCCGGGATTCCCAGTGCCGGACTCGTCATGCTCACGCTGGTACTGACCCAGCTCGGATTGCCCCTGGAAGTCGTCGGTTTCGTCGCGGGTGTGGACCCGATTCTAGACCGGCTTCGCACGATGGTCAACGTCCTGGGCGACCTCGCGGTGACCGTGCTCGTCGCCTCGTTCAACGACGCCATCGACGTGACAGCCGGTGTGTGGGACGAGTGA
- a CDS encoding MBL fold metallo-hydrolase, which produces MSVDYEGITFERLGHASVRIATEDGTVVYVDPWGEVLADEPRDGDIVFVTHDDYDHYDPDAIEAVAGPDATVAVYEAVDTSGLGFDVVDLPYEGETSVEGIDVRSVPAYNDPDGEHVDDDGNPYHADGEVIGLVLTIEGTTIFVPSDTDFLPHHESMSADVFVPPIGGHFTMDRHEAADFARSLDPALVLPEHYDTFEPIETDEVAFADDLEADGIRVELF; this is translated from the coding sequence ATGTCCGTCGATTACGAAGGAATCACGTTCGAGCGACTCGGGCACGCGAGCGTTCGCATCGCGACCGAGGACGGAACCGTCGTCTACGTCGACCCCTGGGGAGAGGTCCTCGCGGACGAACCGAGAGACGGTGATATCGTGTTCGTCACGCACGACGACTACGATCACTACGACCCGGACGCGATCGAGGCGGTCGCCGGCCCGGACGCGACGGTCGCCGTTTACGAGGCGGTCGATACCAGCGGGCTCGGCTTCGACGTCGTCGACCTGCCGTACGAGGGCGAGACGTCCGTCGAGGGAATCGATGTCCGGTCGGTTCCCGCCTACAACGATCCCGACGGGGAACACGTCGACGACGATGGCAACCCGTATCACGCCGACGGCGAAGTGATCGGGCTCGTGTTGACCATCGAAGGGACGACGATCTTCGTCCCGTCGGATACGGATTTCCTCCCGCACCACGAGTCGATGTCCGCGGACGTGTTTGTCCCCCCGATCGGCGGGCACTTCACGATGGATCGCCACGAGGCCGCCGACTTCGCCCGAAGCCTCGATCCGGCACTCGTCCTGCCGGAACACTACGATACGTTCGAGCCGATCGAAACGGACGAGGTGGCGTTCGCGGACGATCTCGAGGCCGACGGGATTCGGGTCGAACTGTTCTGA
- a CDS encoding DHH family phosphoesterase has product MSTGVTISSISDYAILGCGSVGYAVAEELVEQGKDVLIIDRDENRVESLRDQDLDARTADIRESGVAELVADRDVVLILASDVESNKQAVEHIRESTNDQFVVARASDPVSGDELSELGADIVINPSSVIAESALRALESGELEYNAGKLAALVEETSSHLAIVTQDSPDPDSIASAAALQAVADHLGIESDIIYLGDVGHQENRAFVNLLGIDLVQWDEIEDHSIYDTVALVDHATSSEMELPVDIVIDHLETESETGFEPEFVDIRPNMSSTSTIMTKYIQEFDMNVSEEVATALLYGIRAETLDFKRDTTPADLTAAAYLYPFANHDTLEQVESPSMSPETLDVLAEAITNRDVQGSHLVSNAGFVRDREALTQAASHLLNLEGVTTTAVFGIADETIFLAGRSKDIRINIGKVLDDAYGEIGETAGHSTQASAEIPLGIFTGIEISEDTRDTLLELTEEAVKRTLFDAMGVEGGSEGSNGS; this is encoded by the coding sequence ATGAGCACGGGGGTTACGATCTCGTCGATCTCTGACTACGCTATTTTGGGCTGTGGGAGCGTGGGATACGCTGTCGCGGAAGAGCTCGTCGAGCAGGGGAAAGACGTCCTGATCATCGACCGCGACGAGAACCGCGTCGAATCGCTCCGAGATCAGGATTTGGACGCCCGGACGGCCGACATCCGCGAATCCGGCGTCGCCGAACTGGTCGCCGACCGCGACGTCGTCCTCATCCTCGCCTCGGACGTCGAGTCCAACAAACAGGCCGTCGAACACATCCGCGAGAGTACGAACGATCAGTTCGTCGTCGCACGCGCCAGCGATCCCGTCTCCGGCGACGAACTCTCCGAACTCGGGGCCGATATCGTCATCAACCCCTCCTCGGTCATCGCCGAATCGGCCCTCAGGGCGCTCGAGTCGGGCGAACTCGAGTACAACGCGGGCAAACTCGCCGCGCTCGTCGAGGAGACGTCGTCGCACCTCGCCATCGTCACGCAGGACAGCCCGGATCCGGACTCGATCGCCAGTGCGGCCGCCCTCCAGGCGGTCGCCGACCACCTCGGGATCGAATCCGACATCATCTATCTCGGTGACGTGGGCCACCAGGAGAACCGGGCGTTCGTCAATTTGCTCGGGATCGATCTGGTCCAGTGGGACGAAATCGAGGATCACTCGATCTACGACACCGTCGCGCTCGTCGATCACGCGACCTCGAGCGAGATGGAACTCCCGGTCGACATCGTCATCGACCACCTCGAAACGGAGTCGGAGACGGGATTCGAACCCGAGTTCGTCGATATTCGGCCGAACATGTCCTCGACGTCGACGATCATGACGAAGTACATCCAGGAGTTCGATATGAACGTCTCCGAGGAGGTCGCAACGGCCCTGCTCTACGGCATCCGAGCGGAGACGCTCGATTTCAAACGCGACACGACCCCCGCCGACCTCACCGCCGCCGCCTACCTCTATCCGTTCGCGAATCACGACACGCTCGAGCAAGTCGAGTCGCCGTCGATGTCGCCCGAGACGCTGGACGTCCTCGCGGAAGCGATCACGAATCGCGACGTTCAGGGCAGCCATCTCGTCTCCAACGCCGGGTTCGTCCGCGACCGCGAGGCGCTCACGCAGGCCGCAAGTCACCTGCTGAATCTCGAGGGCGTGACGACGACCGCCGTCTTCGGAATCGCCGACGAGACGATCTTTCTCGCCGGTCGCTCGAAGGATATCCGCATCAACATCGGGAAAGTGCTCGACGACGCCTACGGCGAGATCGGCGAGACGGCCGGCCACTCGACGCAGGCGAGCGCGGAGATTCCGCTCGGCATCTTCACGGGGATCGAAATCTCTGAGGACACGCGGGATACGCTGCTCGAGTTGACCGAAGAAGCCGTCAAGCGAACGCTGTTCGACGCGATGGGTGTCGAAGGCGGGAGCGAAGGGTCGAACGGGAGCTGA